aagaatttgttcttaactgacttgcctagttaaataaaggttaaataaataaataaataaaataaaacttaaAGGTAATAACTGTAAATATGAACAAAACAAGCCAAACCTTTTCAAGCACTGAAATCTAATTTGTAGTTTTTAATTTCCCTATCCCCACCCACCACAGAATGGCACGTTTACTGCACATTGCCTATCTTTTTTCTGAGAGGTATCCCAGCTAgtacataacgttctgagaaccatatgttttttagagcttggtgagagcgtggttgtcctatggtaaTTTtgtatacaaccttcccacaactttctgggaatggtgcagaatagttgcttggcttgtaaacattctcagcacatttaaggaacttgccAAAAAAATTAATCGTTTCTTGGTATTTTGTAAAAGTTCAAAGATGGCTACATTTAATTTATGTTCTAGGAAAGTTcaccaactggtttgacattggaaaTGTTCTCATAGTTCAGCGAACGttaagatttttattttatttaacatttatttaactaggcaagtcaggttgGTAAGAAACAACATTATTCTGTGGGAAATACATTACTTCAGCATCaattgttattggtcacatacgcatATTTAGCAGATTAAAtattttttaatgttttgtacagtcagtgtatgtCGGTTGTGTTCTGTAGTCAGGTAGTGAGAGTGGCCTCTTCTGGTGAGATGGTGTAAGTGCACTATGTTCaatgaacagtaggctacagttatgTATTGTGGTTATTAACATTGGTCCTGGACACCCACATGGTGTGCAGACTTTTTGTTCctgcccagcactaacacacacaattCAACCAATGAATGTCTCGGTGATTAGATTAACCAAGTATGTTAGTGATGTGctagaacaaaagcctgcataGCCTGTGGTTCTCCAGAATCAGTGTTAGTGACTACAGTAAATATAGAGGCATGTGCACTTCTATCAAAACGCCACAAGAGGGCACTCTGATTATGTCTCATGAGAGCAGAACCGTTGGTCGTTTGTATGTTAACTTCTAGAGTAGAATTATCAAAGATGcatattttaaaatatatttattatgtTGTATTACATTCTGGTACATTATTTTAGGAAAATATCAGACTCAATAAATTATGTTTGGCCCAAATATAGTCTTCTCTGATTTCACACTACGCAATAGAGCGACCAATAAGAGCTTAAACATATTTAAAGGATAAAAGTGATTTGTACTGCTTGTTGTCATTAACTGAGTGTACCTGTATTATACCTTCTGAGGTCTGTAGTAGATATTATTCATGATGTGACTGTACCTTATGCAGAATACAGTCTTAAGGGGTTGAGCATTGAGAGGAGCTGCGTTGTTTGGCTCACGGTAGCAGAGCATAACTCTAGCCAAGTGTCAGAGAGGGGAGTTCCACTAGGCCGAGGAACTCTGGCTGGGCTGCTTCACCTGCATGCACGCCCCACacatgcacgaacacacacaagcaaaaacacacacacacacacacacacacacacacacacacacacacacacacacacacacacacacacacacacacacacacacacacacacacacacacacacacactctcagaggCCCAGGGTGTGCCGGCCAGCAGGTTTTCCGCCTGGCTGACCGCTCTAGAATATGTGAGTGCATGGCTGGCCACAGGAGAGGTGAGGGACGAGGTACACAGTGTCACGGCAGCAGCTTCATCCACCTGGCCACAACAGCCTGACAGGTTAACATGCAATACTGTAGGGAGGCCTGggttataactctctctctctctctctctctctctctctctctctctctctctctctctctcactacaatTACAAAGATGTCTCATGTTGAAATTATTACTTAGGAATTGTAGGTTATTGTTTGTAGAAATAATTGTTagaaaaaatgttttttgtttgtgaaGAGTGGGTTAGAGAGCTGAAATTAGAGGAGGGGTGAAGGTGGCCGCCATAGTTTTGTACATTAGATACTTTTTTGTGTCACATGAAAATGAAGGATATACCCTAATGTTCCCTCAGTCTATTTGGATCTTGACGCTACAGAAAAAAGgcttcagggttggggtcaattccatttcaattcagtcaattcaggacgTAAACTGAAATTCAAATGTTCCTTAATGCTTCTCATTGAGGATGTACTCTATGTATCCTCTGTTAGTACCATCTGATGGCAGCAGGCTGAACCTGTCAATCTGGTCCGGGCTGCCCTGGCAGTGCTGGTAAGCCAGTTCCAGGTTGTTATTAGTCTGGGTGAAACAGGGTACCGTTAGTAAGTACCCCTCGAGGAGCAGTTTGCCGTACTAGGAGGACTGGGTGAGGGCGTAGATCAGGTTCCCCACAGCAGCGTCTGGGTCTGTGAGCTCCAGCTGGTCTGTTGTAATGGTCTTCACAGCGCCCTCTGTCAGTTGGAGGCTGGTATTGCGGTTGAGGGACTGCGGGATCCAATTACCATGTTCTATGGTGAAATGCAGAGAACTGCTATGGGAGCTAATGCCGCTGGTAACCACGAAGCTGTGGGGGAGAAAATGGAAAAGTGGATTGGATTAAGTTTGTTTGGATATAGGCGTGTAGTTTGGCTTTGGGTATAGGCGtgtagtacagtgccttcagagagtattcacaccccttaactgttacagcctgaatttaaaatgagattttgtgtcactggcctacacaaaatatcccataatgtcaaagtggaattatgtttgtagaaatgtttacaaattaataaaaaatgaaaagttgaaatgtcaagtcaataagtattcaacccctttgttatggcaagcctaaataagttcaggagtaaaaatctgCTTAACAAGTCACTTTTGTTGCATGGACTCGTtcagtgttcaataatagtggttaacatgatttttaaatggctacctcatctctgtacgccacacatacaattatttgtaaggtccctcaatcgagtagtgaatttcaagcacagatttaaCCACAGAGATCAGGGAGGTTTTTTAATAACTCGCAGAGAAaggcaccgattggtagatgtgtaaaaatgtaaaaatcagACGATGAATAtcccatggtgaagttattaattaggctttggatggtgtatcaatacacccagtcactacaaagatacaggcttccttcctaactcagttgccggagaggaaaaaAACTGCTCAGTGATTTCACCATGTGGGCAATGGtcattttaaaacagttagtttaatggctgtgataggagaaaactgaggatgtatcaacaacattgtagttactccacaatactaaccaaaatgacagagtgaaaagaaggaagcctatacagaatacacatattccaaaacatgcatcctgtttgcaaaaaggcacctaagtaataccaaagacagtacagtatgaagataggcagaaactgcttctccaatagaaatccccgatcacacTTGTAGGTGATGTCATGGAGACGTTGGCTAGCTGAGCTCAGGTGCAGAAACACGTCATCGGGTCTAACGGTCGTCTAGTGCCGAACTGCacatgtgcaggccgtcaaatcaaaggctcTCCTTTGATATAAAGTTATTTTTGACAAAAATTAAAACGTGTAAGTTTGTCCTTTCACAAGGTTGGAGTAATAGCATGTTCAAATACTAAAGACATTGGCTTGAATATAGGCTGTGGCTTTTATATTttgagaaaattaacaactaaggaagaattGTTCACTTCTCTCATTTACTTCTCAAACCCTggcctggtctgtttggtctgttCCGCAAGCGTTCCAGGAAGTCTTGCGATGTtgtgcctctgggtttagaaagtCTCtggtaatactgcaaaaaatgtggcaaagaaatacactttttgtccAGAACacaagcgttatgtttggggaaaatccaacacaacacatcactgagtaccatattttcaagcatggtgacgGCTGCATCATgtaatgggtatgcttgtcatcagcaagggcAGGCATCTCCAACATGTCGATCACGAGCTACCAGTAGCTCGCTGCCCACCCATGAGTAGCTCACCAAACAAGTTTCACATGTTCCACTGCAAACTGTCCAACAAATATCACaagtatgaaacaccacaagatCCCAGCCTTTATCTAACTAACGcaacattgacattatcccacccctggttagccactattggcctcaagccaaacctaacacaatatctgccaattCATTTCCATCACTTTCTGTCTGTGGTGCGGGCgtctgtctatcactctgtgtgcAGCCAGTTGATGTGAAATCGGTCTTGTGGGTTGACAGAAATACTTTctccaaaaccttctcaattaaatgttaaatgcaaagtaggcttacctggcagaagtatATCAAGAGTAAGTATATTATTTGTATATATTTGCTATTTGCAaactttgccatgaaatgagcagcagcagtactgAACCATTGCTAGACGGCACATTAGAAGGCACACTAGATTTgcaattaaaggggaattacactCAAATGTTTAGTTTTCTTTCagacctaaacattttttttattctgaTGTGATTGAAGCATTGACATCGAAAGGGAATATCACATTTGGTTGTTTCTCTATGAACAATTCTAATTTTGAGAGTAAAAAAACTCTAATCTAAAACCAGGAAAAAATATAACTGAGAACAAATTTGGGAAAACATTTTGAGGGGAAAATCACAGATTATATAGGGACCTCCTTAGTTttttattaaccattattttaccaggtatattgacagagaacagtgcactactttctcttgtacactaaggacctgGGGAAGAGTTGCAGGGGAAAGAAAATaatgtgcctatttgaaagctaGAAAAAATGTGTAGCTCGCGACatgtttaatttaaaaaaaagtagctctcatgctagaaaCAGTTAGAAACCCTGGTCTAGGTTTATTTTTCATAAGCACAAATAAAATCCTAaagggaaaacctggttcagtctgctttccaacagacactgcgAGACTAATTTAcccttcagcaggacaataacctaaaacacaagccaaatctacactggagttgcttaccaagatgacattgaatgttctggAGTGTCCTAGTtccagtttttacttaaatcagcttgaaaatgtaaggcaagactttaaaatggctgcctagcaatgaccaacaatgaaattgacagagcttgaagaattaaaaaaattataacgggcaaatgttgtacaatccaggtgtgcaaagctcttagacttacccagaaagactcacagctgtaatcactgacaaaggtgcttctacaaagtattgactcaggggtgtgaatacttatgtaaattagatatttctccatttcattttcagtacatttactaacatttctaaaaacaggtTTAATTttatcattatgggttattgtgtgtagatgggtgaagaaCAAAATATattcaatccattttgaattcaggctgtaacacaacaaaatgtggaataattcaaggggtatgaatattttctgaaggcactgtaggtcggCATAGAAAGCACAGATCACCTTTGTTGTAAAAACAAGTTATGGTTGGTTGGATTGTATATTGAGGTGAGCTGGTGGTTTAGCTGTGTGCTATTGTGGTGGTGTGTCCATTAAAACACAGGAGATAGAGGTACAGTTAAAAGGGCTAATGCCGACTCATGGACATCTTGTATAACAGAAGAAGATGGATGGAGAAAGTGTACGAATCAAAGCATCAGCAATCAGGCCATTTTTGCCACTGGCCAACAGTGTCTGTGTGATAGAAAGACATAGCATTGAAAAATAACTACCAAAATTAATAATTTCTCTAAATGATCGAAAACCCCTCCAAATAATTCACATTATTCTACCATGAGAACTAGCTATTATTCCGATTCCAATTTAAAAAGAAATAAATCACTCTGAAGATTCCCTTTCCCACAAGCTGGGTGAGTTTTGGTGTGTGTTCACAGTTGTGTCCATGGTCCACCACATGCTACAGTGACAATGTACTGGAGCTGAAATGGGGACAGTGTGTGGACAGATTTTAGTCCTCGTTCAACCCGCTGCCAAGCCaatctgcctcacacacacagccctgcagCTGACAACTGCCCTAGGCTTCACCAGCCATGACAATCAACACACcggccaccacacacacaggtccccTCTCTCAGCCAAACCGGTGCAACATCTGCCATCTCCATCATCCCATATTTGCTGGGTAATTGTGCCCAgggatgcctgtctgtctgtacactcCTTTCTGGCCGGCATGGCAACCGATACCAGCCGCTGTTATTATTCTCCTAATAATGCCCATTCATCATCCGCTGTCACGGCGACCAGGAACCAGGAGAGTGGGCATAGAAAACACCTTCTGCCTGGGGGCCTCAGCCAAGCCCCTGCTCTGACACACAGGTGTGGcctcatccgctgccatcacacACTGCCACCAGTCACCCTGCAACAGAAATATACAGTAACACACCAATACAGCATGAATGAAGCTGGTCAGATACCTTCATATGTGTTTGTTAAGACTGGGGTGAGCCAGAAACCAGAAGAAATAGTCCTAGTGAAATAGATGGATGATCTAAAAATGTTATCAGTTTGTATTTGAGTGATGTGTAGCGGGCGGATAAAATGACTGATTGCTCTTTTGGGTCAGTGCGTCAGTTAAGAGATGCCATCACTACTGCCCCTGCTGGTCGGCTATCACCTCGCGCTCTGACAGAGAGCAAAGGCAGTGGGtgtgttccccctctcctctcctcttgtcacCGTCTGGCTTGGCTGCAGAAGGGCTGCTGGCTCCCAGCTGACCCCGAGGTGGAATGTGGAatgtggaatgtgtgtgtgtgtgtgtgtgtgtgtgcgcgcgccagGCTTTTGGGTGACGGAGTGGAGAGCAAAGGACAGGTCAGTCATACGccccgctgtctctctctctccacccaagcTTAAGCCCATTAATATACTGTAGCAAAGACCGCTCCCTCATCTCTTGAAACTTGActtttatatatgtatattttttgcATTTGATGAGCTATGTGGAGCTTCTTTTTATGCTCAAGTACTCCGTCCAAATGTACGTGTGATGGGCCATGTGATGAAAAAAAATCTAACTTTTTTATAGTCAAAATCAACCAAAATCAGTCAACCAAAATCAGTCAAAATCAACTGACATTTCATGGTGTTTAACTTCAAAAGGAGACATATTTGTAACATTTGTGACATAATTGTGTCTGGATTTTGAGACAAATGTAAAGATCCAATTAAATCTGACTGAACAAGAATGCTTTGAATTCAATCATTCAGTCTGACCTGAATGAGTCTTGCTGGGCTGTGTACTGTTGTCATGGTTGTAACACACTCTCTGGGCTGCCACGTCCAGCTGGGAGAAGGTGAGGAGCGGTGTTCCGGGAAGTTGGACCGTGTGGATGTGTTTGTCGGTGGCCAGTAGAATGTCTGTGGTCAgtctgagcctctctctctccaaggtcACTGGCCTGGTGACCAGCACGATGTCACAAAGGACAGACGTCAATTATAAGAGATTACAAGGGGTCTTACATGTCACTTACTCCCATTATAACTtgatcataatgcattatagctGCAGGCTGTAAGTGTTACCTGCTTTTTATTATATTTAACTGTCTGTTTTACTGTAAAGTGTGTGTATAGCAATTTTCAATggactttaaataaagtttgatttgaatcaAAAGGTTAGCTCAATATGAACTGTAGGAAAAGTGTGGAGAATTGGTAGCTCAAATTGTAGGCTAATGTGCTAAATCTGAAACAAAAAGGTAAAAATGTaagcacattttttaaataaaaactgGCAAAAAATAGAACAATGAAACCGTGGAGGGAACCAAAACCCTCAACATCTGTTCCCTCCCTTCATTTCAATTATTCATGTTCTGAGGTGGCTCTTCCTGCGGTGCGTTtctcacctccactcctccaggaCTGGAGGCCACTGAGCCAAAAGGGCGCACCCCTCGCTGCCCTTCCTCTTTGCCCCTCCCTGCCTCACATGCCATGCTCACCCAACTGACAAAGCATTCCTGGCTATAGGGAATGCCACCTACTCAATTATATATGGCTGAGACGCAGTGGCTGGAGAAAGTTGGTTTGGGCCGCTGCTGATGCGTGCATGGTGCGTTGaggcacaaaatggctgccatgcCGTGCGTCAACCTCACACTGGTGGGTTAATGAGGTATAATGTATTGGTATACTGGGTACATTGGGTTGTGACTGAATATGCCTTCCTTTATTTACCTTTTCTTTAGCAGGTAACTGCAAgtaataactactgtatattGATATGCGTTGTGATTGCTAAAGTGCCTgcagatagatacacacacacacacacacacacacactaaaatgtTACTTTGACACGTGGACAGGAGTAGCTCAGGTGGGTGACATACCCATCtaacacatttggttccttggaagttgtgggaactttTTTTGTAGGAACTTATGTTTTTGGCTTCACATTGGTTGTGAGAACGAAGACATacgtttcctgaccggtaaaacaGAACGttttgcctgttctgggaatgtttcatttttaggttgcagggaggttcgttttactctggttccctGAATTCCTTTTTTACATTCCCCGAATATTGCCAAGAACTGATATAAGAGAACCATACGTTCTGACAACATCGCTTAAAAgtcacaacatttttgagaacaTTGCCAGAATGTAGTAAAAATATGACATTAAATATAACCACATGTGAACTTGTGTGTAATGTTCTgtggaagtactgaaattcccacagaagaacattgtttcttaacattctctgaacaatttgagaacattactttaattaaaaccatgaggaaacctgtaggaatcTTTATGACGCAGTACTGACATTCATACAGAAGAatgtttcttaatgttctctgaactatttgagaacattgcCAAAAAAgtaatgtaaccatgtttgaactttatAGGACattttctgttaaagtaatgaaataccaagtcATTTTTTTGTTAAGTTCATTAAatatgctgagaatgttccaaagccaagcaactgttCTGCatcattcccagaaagttgtgggaaggttgtatgcaaaataaccatagggtaaccacgctctcaccaagctccaAGAAACATATATAGTTCTCAGAACGTTGTGTGCTAGCTGGGTAAGGTGTATCTGGGGACAACATTATAAATAAGTTGATTCTCAGTGTCATTTGAAGAAGGGTCGTGCTTTGCATCTTGAGCTGCAGCTTCCCAAACCTGGGCCCAGTGTTGAGGATATAGTAGATCTGACTGGGACGAGTGTCCAGGTCTTCGCCTCCACACCACACCAGAGATCACCTTCCTATCCATACAGTCCACCTCTACACCTGCATTCCTGACAGAGGATCCCAGAGATGGTTAGGACCATAGAGACACACAAAGAAACATACTACTagggactaagagagagagacattattaGAGAGAGTACAATCACCAGCAAAGACACTGAGGGCCACAGAAACATTGGGTACCAGTTCCAACTCATATACAGCTCCCTTCAAGCAGTACTGACTAGCACCAGTCAACTGAGGGGCCCCAGCCCAGAGATACAGTAGGGCAAACACTGGGGGCCACAGAGAGACACATGCAGAAAGGACCACAGAGGCCTAACATGCACTAAACCTAGCCTAGCACGCTCAGAAGAGTCCTCATCCTGAACACAAGTCAACAAACACCAgatcccctccttccccctgcTGCCTGGCATAGAACAACAGGCAGGCGAGCAGGAGAGATTTGTCAGAGCCATCCACCAGGGCCCCGCAAACAAGGAAGCGGGAGTCTGCCAAAAAGCCACATTACTTCTGCCTATGTGGCCTTTATGGACTGCAACCAGTGCCAACGCACTGACTCAAAAAACCCTCCTGATCTAAGGAGGAAaaacaggaggacagaggaggacctAGTCAAGGATGTAACTTGATTCCCAGTCACTCATTCGAGGACAGATTTATCTCCCCTCCCCCTGTCCACACTCACGTATCCCGACCTTGCACCCGCCACATGTGCTGTACGGGTTGTATCTGTTgacccccttcctcccccacccTTCCCCCGTTCTGTCCCCTTTCTGTCCTGATCCCCCCCCCTTCCTCACCCAACCCCCCATCCTCTCCTTCTTGGCTCAGAGTGTTCCTCCCAGAGAGTCCTTCCTATCCTTACTTCAGCAGCCAGGGTTTTTCATCATTGACTGGTAGGACGATGATCTTCGTTGTCCCCTGGACTGTGTGGCAGCCATCTGTCAGCTGCATGGTGAACGAGTCCTTCAGGTTTTCCATGTCATCCTGCATGTACATGATCCTCATTCCTGCAGAGGGGGCCAAGAGGGGAGGAGTCAGGGAGAGCGGTGGGAGAGGGTGAATGGGAGGACAGTTTGGTGGGATTTCAGTGGCAACGTGCCAATACATTATCAAGGTGTGATTATCTGTACCTCCGTTTGAGTCACATtgaagtaataaaaaaaaaaaaagtaaataaactcagcaaaaaaagaaacgtccttttttcaggaccctgtctttcaaagataatttgtaaaaatccaagtaacttcacatatcttcattgtaaagggtttaaacactgtttcccatgcttgtttaatgaaccataaacaattaatgaccatgcacctgtggaacggtcgttaagacactgacAACTTACAGgcggtagacaattaaggtcacggttatgaaaacttaggacactaaagaggcctttctactgactctgaaaaacaccaaaagaaagatgcccagggtccctgctcatctgcgtgaacatgccttaggcatgctgcaaggaggcatgaggactgcagatgtggccagggcaataaattgcaatgtccatactctgagacgcctaagacagcgctacagggagacaggacggacagctgatcgtccttgcagtggcagaccacgtgtaacaacacctgcacaggatcggtacagccgaacatcgcacctgcgggacaggtacaggatggcaaccacaactgcccgagttacaccaggaacgcacaatccctccatcagtgctcagactctcagcctattgcggacagaggcttgtaggcctgttataaggcaggtcctcaccagacagacatcaccggcaacaacgtcacctacgggcacaaacccaccattgctggaccagacaggactggcaaaaaaatgtgctcttcactgacgagacgtggttttgtctcaccgggggtgatggtcggtttcgcgtttatcgttgaaggaatgagtgttacaccgaggcctgtactctggagcgggattgatttggaggtggagggtccttcatgatctggggcggtgtgtcacagcatcatcgaactgagcttgttgtcattgcaatcaatctcaacgctgtgcgttacagggaagacatcctcctccatcatgtggtacccttcctgcaggctcatcctgacatgaccctccagcatgacaatgccaccagccatattgcttattctgtgtgttatatcctgcaagacaggaatgtcagtgttctgccatggccagcgaagcacccggatctcaatcccattgagcacatctgggacctgttggatcggagggtgagggctagggacattccccctagaaatgtctgggaacctGCAGGTGCCTTGGTAGAAGAGT
The Salmo salar chromosome ssa16, Ssal_v3.1, whole genome shotgun sequence DNA segment above includes these coding regions:
- the LOC106574085 gene encoding FRAS1-related extracellular matrix protein 1 → MYMQDDMENLKDSFTMQLTDGCHTVQGTTKIIVLPVNDEKPWLLKNAGVEVDCMDRKVISGVVWRRRPGHSSQSDLLYPQHWAQVWEAAAQDAKHDPSSNDTENQLIYNVVPRYTLPS